A single Musa acuminata AAA Group cultivar baxijiao chromosome BXJ2-1, Cavendish_Baxijiao_AAA, whole genome shotgun sequence DNA region contains:
- the LOC135599117 gene encoding uncharacterized protein LOC135599117 isoform X1, whose translation MASGSDERKRKRTRREKGYGQRKLLPGENVEVLCCEEGLRGSWHAGTVISCQGCSRLIEYRDLLCEDEGSNLQEMILVSAAVEGQARKNPKNYRGLIRPLPPYYDIQIFEMRYGLCVDALVDDAWWEGVVFDHEEGSTKRLIFFPDQGDQQMVMVDHLRLTQDWNETYGHWKPRGGWLLLQVLQAFEEEDTLPVSIREIWYDLSTMVSFREKIGLWMFGSLSVWEQLVSGLIRELLSVVHVLSEVSYDQPVDAPTYSGNDEIPSDDVPRQVGSLIQSDTAGILSGPVRIMDKVQCSQLLTPDDCFVQGNGNSSEWNHDEQNNVLETSDVEDVQNDKSGIPSSFVYHEEVVFAHGSHRKRRCRDMQHQAKASIPTVAQKFKKSKFDSINEVSPDGNHRRDMVKAFEPCKVTEPRDMKYEEANNNLQSDALCIKVISPFSHQNNKEEDTGNRTGQTSWQSLYAEAERCPEAVAFYAFRSADRDSQVKPLKVAEKVKKHLFALGWKIEYRRDRLLRVRFVSPEGKNYYNLRKACIDVLKRELEGDQSCKQGRKSFGNCSGFGKPDSKTGNVCPELASLVQNFLEHPSIMGTERMSDHSGHCFRQFQTNIGMKTERKLERLRPFSKLPDNSHSLLDSVRMKLHPDEFHESKQPDSSVSGKENLELIVSENVPTYKHIEPEYGPQAISNYKRYIESSREKGFEKLPNVDIELMKLNVQKHLLYMGWRFAERRRKLRFASPGGEIFHSLYTACEAYLEKEENMGKTYGSSLKGTNVSQNSWCASIGNKINDSKEVSLLCKNQCFSTSMDPDEFQKSDEVSNNGTENRSILVFSSPECGEGFGNSCLEKLKKSKTGIKISSLLPLKVVGCRRLLEHYCSQKSKKRKVQDLRSKGYEAGSIFLQPEQQLSERCQFVPVTSPTQKVVEATWSMLIENRIVLARQKVRYISKRDGHVLMEGHITHDGIKCRCCRKLHSLTGFEAHAGSDKCKPGANTFLLDGRSLLQCHLQMVYGKDLINFPHPRLKHVYAHSQSDSVCSVCQYGGTLMLCDHCPSAFHVGCVGLKDLPKGKWFCPSCRCGICASGAFSSADQFTAKTMLYCDQCERKYHVGCLRRRGTNLKHCPTGNWFCSKKCSEIFLHLRNLLGKSNPTTKEGFSWVLLRSKTETDANLNQIDFATVSRNCRKLHIAQKLLHECFVSIIEPRTQSDLLADLLMNKESELNRLNFWGFYTMLLVRGDEIISMATFRVFGEKIAEMPLVGTRAKYRRQGMCHIILDELEKLLSALGVERLCIPAVQTLIETWMSSFGFTKMSNYERLNLLEYTLLNFQDTIMCQKPLRTAPEVTDENKGKCHQHQDSPSKNLD comes from the exons ATGGCGAGCGGCTCCgacgagaggaagaggaagaggacgaggagggaGAAGGGGTACGGCCAGAGAAAGCTGCTTCCTGGAGAGAACGTCGAG GTATTATGTTGTGAGGAAGGACTGAGAGGATCTTGGCACGCAGGGACTGTCATCAGTTGTCAAGGATGCTCCCGACTCATTGAATATAGAGATTTGTTATGTGAGGATGAAGGTTCGAATCTTCAAGAGATGATCCTTGTATCGGCTGCTGTAGAGGGCCAGGCTAGAAAAAACCCAAAGAATTATCGTGGCCTAATTAGGCCCTTGCCGCCTTATTATGATATCCAgatttttgagatgagatatgggCTCTGTGTGGATGCCTTAGTGGATGATGCCTGGTGGGAAGGTGTGGTTTTTGATCATGAAGAAGGCTCAACAAAGAGGTTGATCTTTTTCCCTGACCAGGGTGACCAGCAGATGGTCATGGTCGACCATTTACGTCTCACCCAAGATTGGAATGAAACATACGGGCATTGGAAGCCACGCGGTGGGTGGttgttgcttcaagtgcttcaagCATTTGAGGAGGAAGATACCCTGCCAGTCTCGATAAGAGAAATCTGGTATGACTTAAGCACAATGGTTTCTTTTAGGGAAAAGATTGGATTGTGGATGTTTGGATCTCTATCAGTTTGGGAGCAGTTGGTATCAGGGTTGATCCGAGAATTGCTATCTGTTGTACATGTCCTATCAGAGGTTTCATATGACCAACCCGTTGATGCTCCCACATATTCTGGTAATGATGAGATTCCATCGGATGATGTTCCTCGTCAGGTAGGAAGTCTGATTCAAAGTGATACTGCTGGCATACTTTCTGGACCAGTTAGGATAATGGATAAAGTTCAGTGCTCACAGCTGCTCACACCTGATGATTGCTTTGTTCAAGGCAATGGAAACTCATCCGAGTGGAACCATGACGAGCAGAATAATGTCCTTGAAACATCAGATGTAGAGGATGTTCAAAATGATAAATCTGGAATCCCTAGTTCATTTGTATACCATGAAGAGGTGGTATTTGCTCATGGTTCACATAGAAAAAGAAGATGCCGAGACATGCAGCACCAAGCAAAAGCTTCTATTCCAACAGTAGCCCAAAAGTTTAAGAAAAGTAAGTTTGATTCCATAAATGAAGTTTCACCTGATGGGAATCATCGCAGAGATATGGTAAAAGCATTTGAACCATGTAAGGTTACAGAACCTCGGGATATGAAGTATGAGGAGGCCAATAATAATCTGCAATCTGATGCACTTTGCATTAAGGTTATTAGTCCTTTTAGTCATCAAAACAATAAGGAGGAAGATACAGGGAACAGAACAGGACAAACATCTTGGCAATCTTTATATGCTGAAGCTGAGCGCTGCCCAGAAGCAGTTGCTTTTTATGCCTTTCGATCTGCTGATAGGGATTCTCAGGTTAAACCATTGAAGGTAGCTGAAAAAGTGAAGAAGCATCTTTTTGCTCTGGGCTGGAAGATCGAATATAGAAGAGATAGATTATTAAGAGTTCGTTTTGTCTCACCCGAAGGAAAAAACTATTATAATCTTCGCAAGGCCTGCATAGATGTGTTGAAAAGAGAACTTGAGGGGGATCAGAGTTGCAAGCAAGGGAGGAAATCTTTTGGAAATTGCTCTGGTTTCGGCAAACCTGATTCAAAGACAGGAAACGTGTGTCCAGAACTAGCATCCCTCGTGCAAAATTTTTTGGAGCATCCATCAATTATGGGGACTGAACGAATGTCAGATCATTCTGGCCATTGTTTTAGGCAATTCCAAACTAACATAGGTATGAAGACAGAAAGAAAACTTGAGAGACTTAGACCCTTCTCCAAACTACCTGATAATTCACACAGCCTTCTTGACTCTGTCAGGATGAAGCTACATCCAGATGAGTTTCATGAAAGCAAGCAACCAGACAGTTCTGTTTCGGGGAAGGAAAACCTTGAGTTAATTGTTTCTGAAAATGTTCCTACTTATAAGCATATTGAACCAGAATACGGCCCTCAAGCTATTTCAAATTACAAGAGATACATTGAATCATCTCGAGAGAAAGGCTTTGAGAAACTACCTAACGTGGATATTGAACTGATGAAGTTAAATGTTCAGAAGCATCTCTTGTACATGGGCTGGAGATTTGCTGAAAGGAGAAGAAAACTACGTTTTGCTTCTCCTGGTGGTGAGATCTTTCATTCTCTTTATACAGCCTGTGAGGCTTActtggaaaaagaagaaaatatgggAAAAACATATGGAAGTTCTCTTAAAGGTACAAATGTTAGCCAAAATTCTTGGTGTGCATCAATTGGAAATAAAATTAATGATTCAAAGGAGGTAAGTCTTCTGTGCAAAAATCAGTGTTTCTCCACTTCAATGGACCCTGATGAGTTCCAGAAATCTGATGAGGTGTCAAATAATGGCACCGAAAATAGATCTATACTTGTATTTAGTTCTCCAGAATGTGGAGAAGGATTTGGTAATTCATGTTTGGAAAAACTTAAAAAGTCAAAGACAGGAATCAAAATCTCTTCTTTGTTACCTCTGAAAGTTGTAGGATGTAGAAGACTTCTAGAACATTATTGCTCCCAGAaatcaaagaaaagaaaggtaCAAGACCTTAGAAGCAAAGGTTATGAAGCAGGAAGTATTTTCTTACAGCCTGAACAGCAGTTAAGTGAAAGATGCCAATTTGTTCCAGTAACATCTCCCACCCAAAAGGTAGTTGAAGCAACCTGGTCAATGCTAATTGAGAATCGTATAGTATTAGCTAGGCAGAAGGTGCGCTACATTTCTAAGAGAGATGGTCATGTTTTGATGGAAGGACACATAACTCATGATGGGATTAAATGCAGATGTTGTAGAAAGTTGCATAGTCTCACTGGATTCGAAGCTCATGCTGGCAGCGACAAGTGCAAACCTGGTGCGAACACATTCTTGCTTGATGGAAGGTCCTTACTACAGTGCCACTTACAAATGGTGTATGGAAAAGACCTCATAAACTTCCCACATCCAAGGCTAAAGCATGTTTATGCTCACAGCCAAAGTGACTCTGTATGTTCTGTCTGTCAATATGGTGGTACACTGATGCTATGTGATCATTGCCCATCAGCATTCCATGTAGGTTGTGTTGGACTAAAG GATCTGCCAAAGGGAAAATGGTTTTGTCCATCGTGTCGATGTGGTATATGTGCCTCAGGTGCATTCAGTTCTGCTGACCAATTTACAGCGAAGACTATGTTGTATTGTGATCAGTGCGAACGCAAAT ATCATGTTGGATGCTTGAGAAGGAGAGGAACTAATTTAAAACATTGTCCTACTGGAAATTGGTTTTGCAGCAAGAAGTGTTCAGAG ATATTTTTACATTTGCGCAATCTTCTTGGAAAatcaaatccaacaacaaaagaaGGATTTTCATGGGTTCTTTTGAGATCTAAGACAGAGACTGATGCCAATCTCAATCAAATTGATTTTGCGACTGTTTCTAGGAATTGCAGAAAGCTCCATATTGCACAAAAGTTATTGCATGAATGCTTTGTGTCTATTATTGAACCTCGTACCCAGAGTGATCTTTTAGCTGATCTTCTCATGAATAAAGA ATCAGAGCTGAACAGATTAAACTTTTGGGGCTTTTATACTATGCTTTTGGTGAGAGGAGATGAGATCATATCAATGGCTACATTTAG GGTTTTTGGTGAAAAGATTGCAGAAATGCCTCTTGTTGGTACGCGTGCCAAATATCGCCGACAAGGAATGTGCCACATTATTTTGGATGAACTTGAAAAG
- the LOC135599117 gene encoding uncharacterized protein LOC135599117 isoform X4 — protein sequence MASGSDERKRKRTRREKGYGQRKLLPGENVEVLCCEEGLRGSWHAGTVISCQGCSRLIEYRDLLCEDEGSNLQEMILVSAAVEGQARKNPKNYRGLIRPLPPYYDIQIFEMRYGLCVDALVDDAWWEGVVFDHEEGSTKRLIFFPDQGDQQMVMVDHLRLTQDWNETYGHWKPRGGWLLLQVLQAFEEEDTLPVSIREIWYDLSTMVSFREKIGLWMFGSLSVWEQLVSGLIRELLSVVHVLSEVSYDQPVDAPTYSGNDEIPSDDVPRQVGSLIQSDTAGILSGPVRIMDKVQCSQLLTPDDCFVQGNGNSSEWNHDEQNNVLETSDVEDVQNDKSGIPSSFVYHEEVVFAHGSHRKRRCRDMQHQAKASIPTVAQKFKKSKFDSINEVSPDGNHRRDMVKAFEPCKVTEPRDMKYEEANNNLQSDALCIKVISPFSHQNNKEEDTGNRTGQTSWQSLYAEAERCPEAVAFYAFRSADRDSQVKPLKVAEKVKKHLFALGWKIEYRRDRLLRVRFVSPEGKNYYNLRKACIDVLKRELEGDQSCKQGRKSFGNCSGFGKPDSKTGNVCPELASLVQNFLEHPSIMGTERMSDHSGHCFRQFQTNIGMKTERKLERLRPFSKLPDNSHSLLDSVRMKLHPDEFHESKQPDSSVSGKENLELIVSENVPTYKHIEPEYGPQAISNYKRYIESSREKGFEKLPNVDIELMKLNVQKHLLYMGWRFAERRRKLRFASPGGEIFHSLYTACEAYLEKEENMGKTYGSSLKGTNVSQNSWCASIGNKINDSKEVSLLCKNQCFSTSMDPDEFQKSDEVSNNGTENRSILVFSSPECGEGFGNSCLEKLKKSKTGIKISSLLPLKVVGCRRLLEHYCSQKSKKRKVQDLRSKGYEAGSIFLQPEQQLSERCQFVPVTSPTQKVVEATWSMLIENRIVLARQKVRYISKRDGHVLMEGHITHDGIKCRCCRKLHSLTGFEAHAGSDKCKPGANTFLLDGRSLLQCHLQMVYGKDLINFPHPRLKHVYAHSQSDSVCSVCQYGGTLMLCDHCPSAFHVGCVGLKDLPKGKWFCPSCRCGICASGAFSSADQFTAKTMLYCDQCERKYHVGCLRRRGTNLKHCPTGNWFCSKKCSEIFLHLRNLLGKSNPTTKEGFSWVLLRSKTETDANLNQIDFATVSRNCRKLHIAQKLLHECFVSIIEPRTQSDLLADLLMNKESELNRLNFWGFYTMLLVRGDEIISMATFRLQKCLLLVRVPNIADKECATLFWMNLKSYFLR from the exons ATGGCGAGCGGCTCCgacgagaggaagaggaagaggacgaggagggaGAAGGGGTACGGCCAGAGAAAGCTGCTTCCTGGAGAGAACGTCGAG GTATTATGTTGTGAGGAAGGACTGAGAGGATCTTGGCACGCAGGGACTGTCATCAGTTGTCAAGGATGCTCCCGACTCATTGAATATAGAGATTTGTTATGTGAGGATGAAGGTTCGAATCTTCAAGAGATGATCCTTGTATCGGCTGCTGTAGAGGGCCAGGCTAGAAAAAACCCAAAGAATTATCGTGGCCTAATTAGGCCCTTGCCGCCTTATTATGATATCCAgatttttgagatgagatatgggCTCTGTGTGGATGCCTTAGTGGATGATGCCTGGTGGGAAGGTGTGGTTTTTGATCATGAAGAAGGCTCAACAAAGAGGTTGATCTTTTTCCCTGACCAGGGTGACCAGCAGATGGTCATGGTCGACCATTTACGTCTCACCCAAGATTGGAATGAAACATACGGGCATTGGAAGCCACGCGGTGGGTGGttgttgcttcaagtgcttcaagCATTTGAGGAGGAAGATACCCTGCCAGTCTCGATAAGAGAAATCTGGTATGACTTAAGCACAATGGTTTCTTTTAGGGAAAAGATTGGATTGTGGATGTTTGGATCTCTATCAGTTTGGGAGCAGTTGGTATCAGGGTTGATCCGAGAATTGCTATCTGTTGTACATGTCCTATCAGAGGTTTCATATGACCAACCCGTTGATGCTCCCACATATTCTGGTAATGATGAGATTCCATCGGATGATGTTCCTCGTCAGGTAGGAAGTCTGATTCAAAGTGATACTGCTGGCATACTTTCTGGACCAGTTAGGATAATGGATAAAGTTCAGTGCTCACAGCTGCTCACACCTGATGATTGCTTTGTTCAAGGCAATGGAAACTCATCCGAGTGGAACCATGACGAGCAGAATAATGTCCTTGAAACATCAGATGTAGAGGATGTTCAAAATGATAAATCTGGAATCCCTAGTTCATTTGTATACCATGAAGAGGTGGTATTTGCTCATGGTTCACATAGAAAAAGAAGATGCCGAGACATGCAGCACCAAGCAAAAGCTTCTATTCCAACAGTAGCCCAAAAGTTTAAGAAAAGTAAGTTTGATTCCATAAATGAAGTTTCACCTGATGGGAATCATCGCAGAGATATGGTAAAAGCATTTGAACCATGTAAGGTTACAGAACCTCGGGATATGAAGTATGAGGAGGCCAATAATAATCTGCAATCTGATGCACTTTGCATTAAGGTTATTAGTCCTTTTAGTCATCAAAACAATAAGGAGGAAGATACAGGGAACAGAACAGGACAAACATCTTGGCAATCTTTATATGCTGAAGCTGAGCGCTGCCCAGAAGCAGTTGCTTTTTATGCCTTTCGATCTGCTGATAGGGATTCTCAGGTTAAACCATTGAAGGTAGCTGAAAAAGTGAAGAAGCATCTTTTTGCTCTGGGCTGGAAGATCGAATATAGAAGAGATAGATTATTAAGAGTTCGTTTTGTCTCACCCGAAGGAAAAAACTATTATAATCTTCGCAAGGCCTGCATAGATGTGTTGAAAAGAGAACTTGAGGGGGATCAGAGTTGCAAGCAAGGGAGGAAATCTTTTGGAAATTGCTCTGGTTTCGGCAAACCTGATTCAAAGACAGGAAACGTGTGTCCAGAACTAGCATCCCTCGTGCAAAATTTTTTGGAGCATCCATCAATTATGGGGACTGAACGAATGTCAGATCATTCTGGCCATTGTTTTAGGCAATTCCAAACTAACATAGGTATGAAGACAGAAAGAAAACTTGAGAGACTTAGACCCTTCTCCAAACTACCTGATAATTCACACAGCCTTCTTGACTCTGTCAGGATGAAGCTACATCCAGATGAGTTTCATGAAAGCAAGCAACCAGACAGTTCTGTTTCGGGGAAGGAAAACCTTGAGTTAATTGTTTCTGAAAATGTTCCTACTTATAAGCATATTGAACCAGAATACGGCCCTCAAGCTATTTCAAATTACAAGAGATACATTGAATCATCTCGAGAGAAAGGCTTTGAGAAACTACCTAACGTGGATATTGAACTGATGAAGTTAAATGTTCAGAAGCATCTCTTGTACATGGGCTGGAGATTTGCTGAAAGGAGAAGAAAACTACGTTTTGCTTCTCCTGGTGGTGAGATCTTTCATTCTCTTTATACAGCCTGTGAGGCTTActtggaaaaagaagaaaatatgggAAAAACATATGGAAGTTCTCTTAAAGGTACAAATGTTAGCCAAAATTCTTGGTGTGCATCAATTGGAAATAAAATTAATGATTCAAAGGAGGTAAGTCTTCTGTGCAAAAATCAGTGTTTCTCCACTTCAATGGACCCTGATGAGTTCCAGAAATCTGATGAGGTGTCAAATAATGGCACCGAAAATAGATCTATACTTGTATTTAGTTCTCCAGAATGTGGAGAAGGATTTGGTAATTCATGTTTGGAAAAACTTAAAAAGTCAAAGACAGGAATCAAAATCTCTTCTTTGTTACCTCTGAAAGTTGTAGGATGTAGAAGACTTCTAGAACATTATTGCTCCCAGAaatcaaagaaaagaaaggtaCAAGACCTTAGAAGCAAAGGTTATGAAGCAGGAAGTATTTTCTTACAGCCTGAACAGCAGTTAAGTGAAAGATGCCAATTTGTTCCAGTAACATCTCCCACCCAAAAGGTAGTTGAAGCAACCTGGTCAATGCTAATTGAGAATCGTATAGTATTAGCTAGGCAGAAGGTGCGCTACATTTCTAAGAGAGATGGTCATGTTTTGATGGAAGGACACATAACTCATGATGGGATTAAATGCAGATGTTGTAGAAAGTTGCATAGTCTCACTGGATTCGAAGCTCATGCTGGCAGCGACAAGTGCAAACCTGGTGCGAACACATTCTTGCTTGATGGAAGGTCCTTACTACAGTGCCACTTACAAATGGTGTATGGAAAAGACCTCATAAACTTCCCACATCCAAGGCTAAAGCATGTTTATGCTCACAGCCAAAGTGACTCTGTATGTTCTGTCTGTCAATATGGTGGTACACTGATGCTATGTGATCATTGCCCATCAGCATTCCATGTAGGTTGTGTTGGACTAAAG GATCTGCCAAAGGGAAAATGGTTTTGTCCATCGTGTCGATGTGGTATATGTGCCTCAGGTGCATTCAGTTCTGCTGACCAATTTACAGCGAAGACTATGTTGTATTGTGATCAGTGCGAACGCAAAT ATCATGTTGGATGCTTGAGAAGGAGAGGAACTAATTTAAAACATTGTCCTACTGGAAATTGGTTTTGCAGCAAGAAGTGTTCAGAG ATATTTTTACATTTGCGCAATCTTCTTGGAAAatcaaatccaacaacaaaagaaGGATTTTCATGGGTTCTTTTGAGATCTAAGACAGAGACTGATGCCAATCTCAATCAAATTGATTTTGCGACTGTTTCTAGGAATTGCAGAAAGCTCCATATTGCACAAAAGTTATTGCATGAATGCTTTGTGTCTATTATTGAACCTCGTACCCAGAGTGATCTTTTAGCTGATCTTCTCATGAATAAAGA ATCAGAGCTGAACAGATTAAACTTTTGGGGCTTTTATACTATGCTTTTGGTGAGAGGAGATGAGATCATATCAATGGCTACATTTAG ATTGCAGAAATGCCTCTTGTTGGTACGCGTGCCAAATATCGCCGACAAGGAATGTGCCACATTATTTTGGATGAACTTGAAAAG